The Octopus sinensis linkage group LG18, ASM634580v1, whole genome shotgun sequence genome segment ATATATTGTATGGACTATTACTATGTAATAACAAAAATAGAATGGAATTCATGAGTCATTAGTTCAATTCCACATTAAGTCTCAGTTTCCCTTGTCAGTCTGGAATAACTAATTAGAATTGATGAATAAAATAACTATTGGTATATTAGAGAAGCATGTTTAAGAGGAAATCTGTTTCACCTTAATGTggaggtacaaaaaaaaaaagagaaaaaaaagagttaCTTACTTGCTCCCTAGATGAGCAATGTTTGTGAAAGGATAATTTTAGTAATACTTACTTACACAGTCACATTACTTGTATATTGCTGGTTTGTGTATAAATCATTAATCTTGAGCCATTAATCTCAATCTGGTATATGCAAGAGAACCTTTATATGTCCCTAAGCAAAATCTCTCCCAAATACACATTACCttcataaaaaaaaggaagaatacatTGGTAATGTTGTTTTAGTTACACAaagagacaggatggtcatagatagaatacttttgatcatagatctgcttgatcagtgCTGACCAAAGCTTAATTTAATATCCAGCCACTCTCTCAGCTTTGCCATTCCTGCAGCATTGGTGTTGCATATCCAACAGGTTATTTTCAGCTAATTTTTCCTCACCCTCTGCAAACATTCTGCTTTCAATGGCCATATGTCACAGTTTATTACATGCTTTTCATATGCTACATGTGTAAAGGATGTAATACTGATTTCTACAtagagagaaacattttcttGTTTAGTTCTAGGGCAATCTTGACTGATCAGAATTATGATCAATGACATTCCAGCTATAATCATCTCATCTTTTTGTAAATTCGAGATTAAGTGgtggaactggcagaatcattagaacattggacaaaatgatttgatatatgtagttatggcccattaagttctgagttcaaatcctaccaaggtcaattttgcctttcatccttctaaagtcgatataataaagtaccaatcaagtagaggtaatttaaaattatttggaGTTATTATACAAGCCGGTCCAATgtgttcttccatttttctttagACAGGGTGGGGGtatgatttgaggtagatttagctGTTAAAGCTTTCTAATTGGCTTAAGGAATCCTTTCATGCAAAGATAACAATACTCCCCACctcacaaatacaaaaacatacgtaaatgaaaatgtaaaaagcattggtataTTGgtacagttttatataaatatatacacattgaatTGGATGCATAACTGATTGTAGCTCAGTATACATGGAAAAGTAATCAAGTGTGAGTGCCATACAGGTCCCATACATATCTGGTAGAGTACAGACCTTTGCATATATACACTGAGAAGTACAtatttctaatacatacatacatacatatgtgtatgtatgtatatatatctatacatataaaatgtgtatatctaggagtgtgttgtgagtaagggaaTGGGTGTATGTGTCTTGAACCTGTGATTATTAAATGGATGAATGACTgtagatgaataaatagataacttgatagacagatatacagacaaatggatggatgtgtgtgtgtgtgtgtgtgtgtggtgtgtgtgtgtgtgtgtgtatatatatatatatacacactgcacacacagacatacacactaatTGACTGACAGATGGATGGAAGGAGAGATTGACAGCTAGCTGGATCTATTGACAGATAGATGAGTGAATGGATGGattgagagataaataaatagataattaccATCAGTAAAGTTCTTACAAAACAGAATAGCCATTAATACTACAATTCCAGACTGAAAACTTGCAGAAAGTATAAAATGGACAGAATGACAATCTTAAGGGAAGCAGTgagaatggaaaaaagaaagaataagaaaggagaaagagagagtgaagagggaaagagaaagagtcaAAGAGTAGCAGTGAGTGAAAGTGTAACAGTTGTAGTGAGAATTAGAACCCGGTTTTCTGGATGCGTTGTTTTATGGCCCAAAGACCCAGTAAAAAAGTAAACCCCAGCTGACACTCAACttttagttaaaattttttttaaaaaaaacaaaacaatttttctcaTTACAATGGTATGTCTCATTTTTTACtacttcttttttgtttattatttattattattattatcatttcatacatagacacatggtCAAATTTGGAGGGAGAGAACAGTCAGTTATAACAAACCCAATACTTGACTTATACCAAATTTTATGAATCCcagaaggatcaaaggcaaaCTCGATCTTGtcaggattgaactcaaaacataaaaagccactgaaatcaactttgtctttcacctttcTAGGGGTGATAAAATATCAAAGTATTAAGACTAATTTAATGAACtaattttgttaccaaatttttgACCtgtataagaaattattattattattattaaggtggaaagctgacagaattgttagcatgccaggcaaaatgcttaacagcatttcatccatctgtttgttctgggttcaaattctgccgaggttgactttaccttccatccttttgggattgataaaataggtactggttgagcacaggggtcgatgtatcAGACTTAGCCCTTCTccccttataccaaaatttgaactcattattattattgcattttccTCTATTTAGCTTATGGTTTTATCTTTTCACAGCTTAAAAAGctaatgagaaaaaagaaaatacaaaaataccctaCCACTACCATAATGGTTGTACTTCTTCCATGTTAGTTTATGATTCCCATTGAATTATTTGCAAGTCAACAACACATATCTAAAATGAATAGCTTGGCTTAAATCAAAGTTTGAACTGGATactaaatatagtattattattattattattagtagtagtagtaatttaaaTGAATCTTATTTGAAGGGGGAGAAGggaatggtggtagttgtggttgataatttaaaaaatttttcaacaAGTTTGGAACTTTGtcaacatatatgtaggtacttATGTTTCCTttcctacacacatgcatacgcatgcacacacactaacatttatgtgtgtatacatatatacgtgtgtgtgtatgtgcactttAAACAATATTGGTTAAATACCAGGACTatgttttcttttaatgtatttgttgagtttttctaattaaattttattttcttgcctttttttacatgagagagagagagagagagagagagagagaggtggggtagcAAAGTGGTACTTACCAATTATTATCTTGTGAGTAGctgatcaaatatttatttataatggtTTGGGACTTTGTGATGATTTCTCAAACATTTCATGCCATAACATTTCATACAGTGCTGCATGGTGATGTCAAGGGATTAGGATATGTACAGccgaaaactgaaatattttaacatatttcctAATGGAGTCAAAGCTAACTGATTGGGAAATTTCTCAAGATACTGGACTTGGTGAACATAAAGTTTAAAACTTACtgaatacttgttttatttttgtttgtttttctctaaccaaataaaaacaaatgcagATACCACTCTCATTTCACAGATTGTAACAAATACGACTCTTTTCAAAGGAATCCCACAATGAAAGTATGGAAaaatggtttcagtcattggactacagtctCACAGAGGCATCAGCTTCaaagatttttgccaattttattGATCCTGCCCAATACTTAGTTCTAgcattcattttattgatctctttttacagaatggttacatttagCTGAGTTGAGCCCCTTTCAAGAGTGGTCTCCTTTTTATAAACTTCAATATCTTGAGGATATGACTCTGGccttttaccatcattttctttttctttcatacatGCTCTACCCATTCTTATATCATTTGGAGTAGCACTGAATCCCACCCTGCTCAAACTTTCCCATTGTCCTAATCACCCTCTGATTCTTTCTCATTGATCCCTTGACACTACTTTTTCCTCCTATTATCTTTTCCATCTTATCTTTCCTTTCATCATCACTTTACCTACCTATGTATAACATGGGGTGGCACTGCATCTCTTCCTACTTAACTCACTCCACTGTATTATCAGTCTCTATCTCCCCCACAGTAACATACTGACACTACTTTTCATTTTCCCTCCTGTTACCCACTTCGCTAACACTGTGCTGTGTATATTTAAATTATGgtataatttgaaggaaattaagTTGCCATGTTTAGCAGGTTGAGCAATATAATACAGGCATTCTTATTggattatttgttttatattataaagaCAAGTGGAGTGCTATTCACAGCAATTcatataatgatttcaatttaGCTGTTTCTCATTCAACAATGACttcatttatagatataaatccATACTCAAACAAAAAGTATATTTAATCTTGTTCTAAAAATAATTGGGGATTGTCATTTCAAGAGAAAATAGGTAACTATTTTTACCAAAATGTGACCTAGTTGTGTGTTCTTCAGCTTTGGTGCAGTGAGTATTACACATGCCCTGACTAACAGACAGTTTACCATCAAAAGATATGTAGATTTGACATATGGTCTAAGGTATTAATACAATTTATTCAAACATTAAttattgtgattatatatatatatatatatatatatatatatatatatatacatacatatatatatatatatatatatatatatatatatatatatatatatatacatatatatgagtggtaTGAAGTTCAACAAGTAGTGTAACACTTGTTCAGTTGAGtgagtaaaaatattattataattaaaagccTTGGAAAATACAGCTGTCCAGGGTTCCTggctaaaatattaaatttaataaatttaaatttatttcaccatTTATCAAACTGGTGAAAAAGAAGATGGTTTAATAACTGCATTTGCTCTATCCTCCATTGTTTATGAGGAACAAGTAACAGAAAATTATGATACAGGTTACCCTCAAGGGCTGCTGGTTTAATCTACCAGGATGTGTTGGAATCTAAGCCATGGCAAAGGCAACTAACCCAGGAGATAAAGAACTCTAACAGAAAAGCTTGAGGTATGTTGTTCTGGCAAACATTTGCACCAACTTTCTAAGCATTTCTCAAAGGTGTAGCTGCTCCTATATAAGCCTTCactactataaacaaatcatctgtgtgggtAGTCTAACAATTATAATATTGGCTGTTAGACCCTCATATGTTGAAGCCAATAGGAGAATccactatatatcatcatcatcatcaaaacagcATCCTTTCATGTCTACTTTCGATGGGGGCACCAGTTGGATTGTCCAACAGGGTTAACTAGACTGGAGGACAATGTGTTGCCCCAATGtttcagctttggcatggtttctatagctggatgctcttcctaacacagatatcattattatcagttttatgtttgcttttctatactagtatgtattaggCAGGACCATATATCTCTTTCCCAGTCATAGTCCTTTGCCATTTTCTTTATGAGGATCAGCATTCTGAGATATGACCTCACCACTATTTATAGGCTTCTTTATATAGAATGAATAGACTAATCTATtcataggtgtaggtgtggctgtgtggtaagaagtttgcttcccaactatatggttctaggttcagtcccactgtgtggcactttgggcaagtgtctattacTATAGACTTAGGTTAACCagagctctgtgagtggatttggcagacagaagctgaaagaagcctgtcgtatatacacacacacacacacacacatatatatatatatatatatatatatatatatatatatatatatatatgtatatatctatctgtgcgtatctttgtgtttgtctcctcatcaacacttgacaactggtgttggtgtgtttatgtccctgtaacttagcagttcagcaaaagggactgatagaataagtactaggctcaagaaataagtcctggggttgaattgttcaactaaaacccttcaaggtggtgctccagcatggccgcagtcaaatgacggaaacaagtaaaagaataaatgaatcttCCCCCACTCCATCTATATGTACTTAGCTATTCATATGTACTAATCCATCCATATGCACTAATCTGTTTATATGTACCAGTCCAGTTATATGTCTACAATATGCAATGTATTTTCCCCATGCACTTGAAAATATCAACAAGTTTTTGGTGAAAGCTCATTTAATAAATGAACTTTGGAATATTATTCAACCAGCTACAAGGTAATATTTGGTAAAATGCTTTGGATGATTTACCAGCACTCAGCAAAAGACATTAGAAAATTAAGCTcaacaaaacacacatgcacacacaaatatacttcacatacatatgcatacataggtgtTGGTGGTATATATTACTGAAAACAATGTTTGTTATGCAGCTTTAATCTTCTTTTACTGAGGATTTTTTCATATTTGCTTATTGagaaattatgtatgtgtgtgtttacatttatataaacacacacacgtgtgtgtgtgtgtgtgtgtataaataaatatacatatacatgcatacatatatatatatatatatgtatgtatatatatatatatatatattatatatatatatatatatatatatatatatctgtgtgtgtgtgtgtggtgtgtgtgtgtgtgtgtatatatatatatataatatatatatatatatgtgaaggaaaaatatatgaaaaatcagcaataaaacaaaactgaaatgtAGTCATGTTcccaataaaaaatttaaaagaataactAGTTCTCTCTTCCcatttacaaacatgcatacacacactcatgtgtgatggtgtgaaaaagagaaaagaaaagagagagtgagaaagagatgtgtttgcaaataaatatgtatgattaggtataactatgtgtgtgtgtgtgcataggtatgattgttacatatatatatgtacatatggtatgtgtgtatgtacacatgtatatacagacacacagatacatatacatacatatacacagatacatattcatatatacagatacacacacacacacaaacactcatgtatctttatatatatagaatgtgggTCAATAGACTGCATAGATTTGTCTTGCTAAACCTTCATTAACATACCCCTATACATATTCACAGATAAGTTTTTACATGCTAGGCCTTTTACATCAGACCCATTtagttttactttttctcttttttttttgtataattgctttttaaatttctattttttggtGGGATGGGCGGGCAGGggtgtttttaatatatttcagtatttttgGCAAGTGGAGGTCACTGAAACAACAGATTGCTGACCTATAACTATGCTTTGGCataagtgattaaaaaaaaaaatggaattgctAAATGGGACTAAATCGGCACCGAGCAGGAATGCAGATTGGTTGATGCATCTTTGTATGCATCTTCAATGAAGACGACTGTGAAAATTTCTTATTGCAGAGTCCACATTGGAAAGGTTTTTCACCTGAATGAGTGCGCAGGTGAGCAGTGAGGTTCGATGATTGGGAAAACTTACGAGGACACCATTTGCAAACAAATGGCTTTTCTCCTGAATGAACACGCAAATGTCGACGCAGATCAGACATCTTTAGGAATGATTTGGCACAGATAGAACAAGGATACCGATGCACACCACTGTGGTAGCGCATGTGAGAAGCCAACTGTTTCTGCAGTGGAAAAGTACGAGAGCACAAAGAACACTGAAACTCACttttgttctgtttatcattaaCTGATAAGAAAGACCTTGTATGTGACATTGTATCTTCAGTGGAAAAACGACTTTGATTGGTTTCTTGagttttgaaagaacttttttgtTGGTTATGGTCTAACTCTTTGGTATTGAGGTGTAGGATTGGCTTTAAAACAGACCCTACTTTGCACTGAATGTTCCAAATGGATTTGGAAGAATCTTGAAAAACTTTTTCTGTTCTTCTAATGGAACTATGGGAAATGGAGGAAGACAATGAAGAGTAAGCAGAAGAGGAATGAATATTAGAAATAGAAGAGTCTCTTTCGGAAGACTTCTTAAACTGAACCTTCAAACTTGATGCATGTGTCCCGTTAAGAAATTTTTGTCCTTTAGAAAATGTGTAAGAAACTGCTGCTGTACCATGGCGGTTGTGTGTCTTCAAGTGTCCCATCAAATTAGACTTTTGCGAAAAGGTACGCTGACATAGGCCACATCcatatggcttttctccagtgTGCACTCGAGTGTGTCGATTTCGATCAGAGGATGTGAAAAATGCCTTATCACAGTAATCGCAGTGGTAGGGTCGTTCACCTGTATGTGTGCGGAGATGGTAACGCAAGTGGGAAGACTGTGAAAATGTACGGAAACAGATTTCACACTGGTTTGGGGACTTCTCCTCAGAGATTTTTTTATTCCCAGCCACTATAGGTTGAGATGGTGCTGACTGTTCTTTCTCATTTGTCTTGGTAACTGGCACAAGCTTTTCAACTAAAACTACATCAGATTTTTCCTTTACCAAGTCACATACTTTTTCCTCTGTTGCAACATTTTCTGGATCTTTATCTGACAAACTTAGAGATTTGAGGAGGTTGCTAGTTTCCTTGCTAGTTTCTGTTGTTTGTGGATCAGATGGCTGCtcttccatcaaatcaacatttccAGTGGTTACATTCATGGTTCCCAAGCTCCTGTTCAGTCCTTTGTTGTTATAGAAGCTTTCATTAGATTTGAATACTGATCTAGATGGAATTCTGCCAGATAAATCTTTCTGTGAAGCAGATGTTGATATTGTAGAATCAAAGGCTTTAACATTTGTGGCCCAATTCAGGTTATCTTCTTGAGGTTGTTGGTTACACTGGTGTTTAGAAAGCTGAATGCTATCTGGGAAAGACTTTTCACACACAGCACAGCTTAGTGTAGCTGACAAATATGTGGCCGTATCAGATAGTGAATCATCAGAAATAGTGACTGTTCCAGATTTCACAGGCAGCCATGATGAATCTGACTTATTGGATGCATGTGGAGTGGacgttgtcttttcttttttcttgtactCTGGTTTTTTCACCAAACTTGGATGAGAAGCTTTGAGATGATTAGTGAGACTGTAATAATTAGTAAACTTCTGTTGACAAGCAGGACAACAGAAATTGATTTCAGAATGATTGGTGATTGTAGAGTGAGTTTGTTGATGTCTTGCCAACAtagaagaagttgaaaatttttttgggCATAAACGACATCGATAAGGTCTATCACCAGTGTGAGAGCGAGTGTGGATGAGTAAATTTGAACGCTGAGTGAATCTTTTTCGGCAATGGTTGCATTTGaaaggtttctcacctgtatgaactcGTGTGTGACGTTTCAGATCAGATGATGTGAAGAAAGCTTTCCCACAATGTCTGCAGCCATAAGGTCTTTCTCCAGTGTGTGTTCGAATGTGATAAGTTAAGTGACATGCCTGAACAAAAGTACGACCACATATTTCACACTGGTGTTGTTTACGATTATTTTCTAAACTTGGTGAACTTATTGGAAATTTTGGCCTTATTTTGCCTTCTTGATTTAATGAAGTTTTAGATTGTTTCATAACAGCCTCGGGGTCATTCCCTGATTCATCCACAGCAGCTTGTGTAATTGTAGTGTCTTTCTGTATGGATGCATTTTGAAAATTTACCTgccttttcaaactttttacctGATTTTTAGATTTAGCCTTGGATTTTGTAGCATTATAAGCTACACTTTGtgtattttcattgcatcttttgTAAGCTGGGGATTCTTCAGTAAATGCAGAGTCACCAGTTAACCAACTGTGTCCTGCAATAGAGATCTCTAGAGGTTTAACACTTGGCCTATAGTTGTGAGTGGTCTTAGAAATTAATCTATTGGACTTAGACCTGTTGAATAATTCAACTTCTTTGGAATCAGAAGCATCTTTTCTCTCCTGTGAGACAgagtctgcatcaaattttgatgTAGATGTTATGTAGGTCGATGATGGATTGTCTTGAAACTTTTTGTCTCCTTTATTAAGTTGCCAATGACCAGATCTAACCTGGAGAAGTGTTATTGGTtgaattgtattttcttttctgtgtctGTCACTCTTCTTATGCACTACAACATGCTGACCAAGACTAGAGAGGTGTTGAAAGCGTTCTAAACACATACTACATTGAAATAATTTATTGCCAGGATTCTCCATGTTATTTTGTCTTTGGTATAACTTTTTAGACAAGGAAATGGTGAACTTGTTGGGATAATATGTTCTATTTTGGGTTTCAACATTACTGACACCAGGCTCAGCAGAATGTTTCACACTGAATGTATGTTGTCTTCCAGCATAGAGTTTCTTATGGTGCCTAACCTGAACAAGGCTGGTTGTTACCCAACAGCATACATTGCACACGTACTTGCAGATTGAAGTGTGTTTCTTCAAATGCAGTAATAAAAAGACATTGAGATAGAACCGACGAGAACAGTAGCCACATCTGAATGGCTTACGTTGTCTATGTCTTGAAGAATGTTGTCTGAGTGCAGATCTGGTGAAAAAGGATTTTGAGCAGACTTTACAGGAATAATGTTTCTGCTCATTATGAGTCATGATGTGATTGATCAAAAGGCTGGAGTGGTCAAAGGACTTCATACAAAATGGACATTGGAAACCACTATACTGCAAACGAGGTGCTAATGTTGTCATCATACTGACTAATTTCTTTGAACCAACTGGATCCTCAGATTCTACAGAAGCTGGTAAAGATGTAAGATACATGTTACCATCATTGCTGACATATGTGCTAAGATCTAAAGTAATATTTTCTGAAGGCTCTGCCTTATTTGAAGGGGATTCATTGCAACTGCTATTTTTTGTTTCACTGTAGGAGTTAGTTATCACTTCTCCTTTATCTGCATTATCTTTTCCATCAACTATCTCTTTGGGTTCTTCCTCAACATGGGACTGTGGCTGAGGAGAACATAAGTAACCTGCCATAGTTTCAAGGGGTTTTGAAGTTTTCTTCTCATGTACTTGGACAGCTGATTCAGAAGAATTTTCAAGTTCACAATGGGTTGCCATATGATATTTGAGAAAGTTTGCCCGTGAAAAGCACATTTGGCATATATTGCATTTGTAAGGCTTTTCACCTGTATGTAATCTTCGATGACGATATAACATGGCTGTTGAGAAGAATTCACGGGGACAGAAATCACATTTGTATGGCTTTACACCTGAATGTGTTTTTACATGAGAAATAAGATTAGAGCTTTGATTGAATCTTTTCTCACAATAGTCACAAGCAAAAGGTTTCTCaccagtgtgtatgcgtgtgtgacgCTTGAGATCTGAGGATGTAAGGAACTCTTTACCACATGTATTGCAAATATGACAACGTTTCTGTTTGGTAATTCCACTTCTGACATTTAGATGGTTATGAGCATGTGTGGTGTGCTTGGAAAGTAGATGAATGCTGCTGAAAGTTCGCAAACACAGTTTGCATTTATAGCTTTTGGTTGTATGACATGCAAGATGTTTACTGAGAAGTGGAAAGTCTGAAAAGGATTTATTGCAGTGACTGCATCTGTATGGCCGTTGTGATGTAGCATGAGTGCGTAAATGGGACACAAGATTTGAATTCTGTGTAAAACGCTTGGCACAAAACTCACATTTGaaaggtttttccccagtatgaattcGGGTGTGGCGATTCAAATCGGACGGCTTAGCAAAGGCCTTGCCacaatatacacacttatatggaCGGTCACCAGTGTGTGTCCTGATGTGATATGTCAGGTGATTGGCCTGTTGGAATGTCTTActacacaacatacatgcatactggtTCTCTTGGCCACACAACTTATCATCACCTTGGATAGAAGTTCTCTTCAAATCCCTGCCATCATCTACGTTAGCATTATTTACAGTGGTTATACTGTTATCTGTACAGTTGCTCTCTCTAAAACATACACCatttgatgatgataaagacagGGGAACAACATTTCCCATTTCATTTTTATTGGCATCAGTGAGTAGGTACCCTTTACTAGCTACTTTGTTAGTAC includes the following:
- the LOC115221394 gene encoding zinc finger protein Xfin-like, with amino-acid sequence MSNLNQHTRVHTGERPFFCKWCSRRFSRKNNLVSHMRTHAAENEESAGHHSPITKQYCCQKCNKTFSSVELLNSHKVSQHSDNSKRGHHECNICGKVFVSGVMLTIHVRMHTGERPYGCMFCEKRFATSSDLNRHTRIHTGEKPFQCRFCGKRFTQNSNLKVHLRTHTKVYPHHCMQCSIGFTTRAALTQHIRVHHNDNSTPTDNIISNKGDIAKKSSTTKSPPNDTINNNNITTNRNNKGTQGLLNIVSKQVEVKKLEDKVVPLDFFPSTVSSWDKQLLSSLMSGISSSPTNVAKENPTTAENFPVEGQNPLMCSLCSRQFLEVSNLVQHLKVEHDLCDSSMDVDPLPLVVTKDEVDRKSVLQDLAPDNQFTVKTVLLDFDDKVITEEPVVQSSSDAAGYFSKESSCSNNTSSSSSESEIALADNLQSLLYNSDKVVGVENPKEAGVNETKTSSRIVKNSISQTPSQTGSNIKVELDFDNCQKLEETANVADLTSTNDMMLLTPSGNSTVSTSYSGTEPVSLLGKDIEVNSGRDSSTRVHEIPTCLVTSEGILEEWETSRDIGSTNCNTLPIYVSDDSSEQSSGCSSLIPNSFAVSALNIPSSSPCISEDIQCQIPDMQALTNLESFAFDRDSNNVTNSGESSYLCEEFVDINTLNCNYSERSDKRLKIDPEITCIDLSSPLQDKLASKICADEESCLSSESHDGTNKVASKGYLLTDANKNEMGNVVPLSLSSSNGVCFRESNCTDNSITTVNNANVDDGRDLKRTSIQGDDKLCGQENQYACMLCSKTFQQANHLTYHIRTHTGDRPYKCVYCGKAFAKPSDLNRHTRIHTGEKPFKCEFCAKRFTQNSNLVSHLRTHATSQRPYRCSHCNKSFSDFPLLSKHLACHTTKSYKCKLCLRTFSSIHLLSKHTTHAHNHLNVRSGITKQKRCHICNTCGKEFLTSSDLKRHTRIHTGEKPFACDYCEKRFNQSSNLISHVKTHSGVKPYKCDFCPREFFSTAMLYRHRRLHTGEKPYKCNICQMCFSRANFLKYHMATHCELENSSESAVQVHEKKTSKPLETMAGYLCSPQPQSHVEEEPKEIVDGKDNADKGEVITNSYSETKNSSCNESPSNKAEPSENITLDLSTYVSNDGNMYLTSLPASVESEDPVGSKKLVSMMTTLAPRLQYSGFQCPFCMKSFDHSSLLINHIMTHNEQKHYSCKVCSKSFFTRSALRQHSSRHRQRKPFRCGYCSRRFYLNVFLLLHLKKHTSICKYVCNVCCWVTTSLVQVRHHKKLYAGRQHTFSVKHSAEPGVSNVETQNRTYYPNKFTISLSKKLYQRQNNMENPGNKLFQCSMCLERFQHLSSLGQHVVVHKKSDRHRKENTIQPITLLQVRSGHWQLNKGDKKFQDNPSSTYITSTSKFDADSVSQERKDASDSKEVELFNRSKSNRLISKTTHNYRPSVKPLEISIAGHSWLTGDSAFTEESPAYKRCNENTQSVAYNATKSKAKSKNQVKSLKRQVNFQNASIQKDTTITQAAVDESGNDPEAVMKQSKTSLNQEGKIRPKFPISSPSLENNRKQHQCEICGRTFVQACHLTYHIRTHTGERPYGCRHCGKAFFTSSDLKRHTRVHTGEKPFKCNHCRKRFTQRSNLLIHTRSHTGDRPYRCRLCPKKFSTSSMLARHQQTHSTITNHSEINFCCPACQQKFTNYYSLTNHLKASHPSLVKKPEYKKKEKTTSTPHASNKSDSSWLPVKSGTVTISDDSLSDTATYLSATLSCAVCEKSFPDSIQLSKHQCNQQPQEDNLNWATNVKAFDSTISTSASQKDLSGRIPSRSVFKSNESFYNNKGLNRSLGTMNVTTGNVDLMEEQPSDPQTTETSKETSNLLKSLSLSDKDPENVATEEKVCDLVKEKSDVVLVEKLVPVTKTNEKEQSAPSQPIVAGNKKISEEKSPNQCEICFRTFSQSSHLRYHLRTHTGERPYHCDYCDKAFFTSSDRNRHTRVHTGEKPYGCGLCQRTFSQKSNLMGHLKTHNRHGTAAVSYTFSKGQKFLNGTHASSLKVQFKKSSERDSSISNIHSSSAYSSLSSSISHSSIRRTEKVFQDSSKSIWNIQCKVGSVLKPILHLNTKELDHNQQKSSFKTQETNQSRFSTEDTMSHTRSFLSVNDKQNKSEFQCSLCSRTFPLQKQLASHMRYHSGVHRYPCSICAKSFLKMSDLRRHLRVHSGEKPFVCKWCPRKFSQSSNLTAHLRTHSGEKPFQCGLCNKKFSQSSSLKMHTKMHQPICIPARCRFSPI